CAGGAGATCAAATTGGCCCATCTCACGGAGATAGGTTGTCGTAGTCTCCTCTGGTTCATGTGGGTCATCTTTGGCGGAAAGCGTGTCTTTTTCCAGATCAGGGTCGATTTCGTCCCCATCCTGCCAGGTTACGCCAGAAAGTGTTTTTTTGGCGTCAGCTTTTTCCTCAGTGATGATTTTGACCTTTTTCTTTTCAAGAAATTCAAAAATCTCATCGATGAAGTCAGCGTTTTTGTCTTCAGGAATAAGCTTGTTTAGGAAGGGAATCGTCAGATAACCGATCTCTTTACTAGCTTTAAGAAGTTGTTTTTTTATCTCGGCAGGCACTAAGAGTTATCTCCCGACTAAGTTTATGTAAATTGAATGTAGTTTCGGATACGAAAATCGCGCAACATAAAAATAAATTTAATAAAAATCAACAAAAATAGTGCTGTTGTGGGTATAAAATATCCAATAGCAACTTCTGATGATACTTATTGTCGGTAAAATTTGTAAAAAAAACAAGAACGATATTTCGAAATTATGGGTGGCAACTAAATTATAAAGGTGAATTGCATGTGATCAACTTGACATGCTGATCAATTTGCCACTAAGCTAAAAATGAAAATGTTGAGCTGGGTCAGCTCAAATGTGTCAACGCTAATAGTCGCTGTCGAATCAGAACGACTATAAGTACTCTATTCGGTGAATGCAAAGTGATAGCTAAAAAAAATATATCGTTCAATGGTCGATCAAGTGGCATTCTTCTGCATATCAGTTCATTGCCTGGTCCATATGGAATTGGAGATCTCGGTCAGGGTGCTTTTGACTTTATTGATTTCCTGGTTGCCGCGGGGCAAAGATACTGGCAGTTCTTGCCTTTAGGACCGGTATCGGATGCTTTTGGTTGTTCTCCTTACATGGGTGTGTCGGCAATGGCTGGCAACCCTTTGTTCGTCAGCCCTGTATCTCTTGTTGATGATGGTTTTTTAACCTGGGACGTACTTCATGCTGGTGATGGTTTTTCTGAGTATCGAGCCGATTTTGCGAATGTAATTAAGTTTAAGAGTCTCGTTCTGGAAAAGGCCTTTGTGCATTTTAACGAGCGTGGGCATGAGGATTTCCCAAAGTTTTGTGATAATGAATCTTATTGGCTTGACGATTATGCACTATTTATGGCAATTCGTGAGCATCAAAATAAGTCTTGGGATCAATGGCCCAAAGATATTGTGGCGCGTAAACCTGAGATGCTGAAGGCGGTTTCTGAGTCCTTGTCCCAGCGTGTACTGTACTATAAGTTCGAGCAGTTCATTTTTTTTAGACAATGGCGCCGTTTGGCGGCCTATGCTTCCAAGTGCGGTGTTCAATTGATTGGCGATTTGCCTATCTATGTTAGCTATGACAGTGTTGATGTGTGGGCAAACCAATCCTGTTTCCATCTCGATAGAAAAACATCCCAACCAACCTATGTTGCAGGTGTTCCGCCGGACTATTTCAGTGAAACTGGGCAGCGCTGGGGAAATCCTCTTTACTTGTGGAAGGACGGTAGGCGCAAAAATGATACGCTGTATCGCTGGTGGAGACAGCGCTTTAAGCACCTGGCGCAGATGGTTGACGCTATAAGAATTGACCACTTCAGGGGATTTGAATCCTATTGGCAGATCCCTGCAAAAGAACTGACTGCAGTTAAGGGCCGTTGGGTTAAGGGGCCTGGTCGGCAGTTTTTTGTCGATATGGGCAGAGATATTAAAGGTATATCGATAATTGCGGAAGATTTAGGGATTATCACCGCTGACGTTCGGAAACTCCGTGATGATTTGGGGTTTCCTGGAATGAAGATTCTACAGTTTGCCTTTGACTCAGATGAGAATAACCTTTATCTGCCGCATAATTTTGAAACTACCAACTGTATCGTATATACAGGAACACACGATAATGATACTACTGTGGGTTGGTATCTTGGCGCGAATATCGGGGCGGCAAGCAAGGAACGGGTCAGGAAATATGCTAATAGCGATGGGGCAACGATCCACCGGGATTTTATCCGTTTTGCTCTCAGCTCCACCGCCTCGACAGCAATTCTTCCGCTTCAGGATATTCTTGGTTTTGGCTCTGATTGTCGAATGAATACACCTGGGACAACTGAGAATAACTGGCAGTGGCGCTGTGCATCAAGGTTTTTAAATACTGAAATCGGCAACTGGCTGCGAGAGGAGACCCGTTTTTACGGGCGGATCTCTGGCAAGGATTAAAGGTTTTTTCATGGGTATTGCATCCAGTGAGTTTATTGCTTT
This sequence is a window from Desulfobulbaceae bacterium. Protein-coding genes within it:
- the malQ gene encoding 4-alpha-glucanotransferase yields the protein MGQLKCVNANSRCRIRTTISTLFGECKVIAKKNISFNGRSSGILLHISSLPGPYGIGDLGQGAFDFIDFLVAAGQRYWQFLPLGPVSDAFGCSPYMGVSAMAGNPLFVSPVSLVDDGFLTWDVLHAGDGFSEYRADFANVIKFKSLVLEKAFVHFNERGHEDFPKFCDNESYWLDDYALFMAIREHQNKSWDQWPKDIVARKPEMLKAVSESLSQRVLYYKFEQFIFFRQWRRLAAYASKCGVQLIGDLPIYVSYDSVDVWANQSCFHLDRKTSQPTYVAGVPPDYFSETGQRWGNPLYLWKDGRRKNDTLYRWWRQRFKHLAQMVDAIRIDHFRGFESYWQIPAKELTAVKGRWVKGPGRQFFVDMGRDIKGISIIAEDLGIITADVRKLRDDLGFPGMKILQFAFDSDENNLYLPHNFETTNCIVYTGTHDNDTTVGWYLGANIGAASKERVRKYANSDGATIHRDFIRFALSSTASTAILPLQDILGFGSDCRMNTPGTTENNWQWRCASRFLNTEIGNWLREETRFYGRISGKD